A window from Macaca fascicularis isolate 582-1 chromosome 20, T2T-MFA8v1.1 encodes these proteins:
- the DPEP3 gene encoding dipeptidase 3, protein MVRTPLSASARRLLLPGSRDRPQRHMQPTGHEGSRALSRRHLRRLLLLLLLLLLRQPVTRGETTTGAPRALSTLGFPSPFTTPGVPSTLTTPGLTTPGTTKTLDLRSRAQALMRDFPLVDGHNDLPQVLRQRYKNVLQDVNLRNFSHSQTSLDRLRDGLVGAQFWSASVSCQTQDQTAVRLALEQIDLIRRMCASYSELELVTSAEGLNSSQKLACLIGVEGGHSLDSSLSVLRSFYVLGVRYLTLTFTCNTPWAESSTKFTHHMYTNVSGLTSFGEKVVEELNRLGMMIDLSYASDTLMRRVLEVSRAPVIFSHSAARAVCDNSLNVPDDILQLLKKNGGIVMVTLSMGVLQCNLLANVSTVADHFDHIRAVIGSEFIGIGGNYDGAGRFPQGLEDVSTYPVLIEELLSRSWSEKELQGVLRGNLLRVFRQVEKVREESRAQSPMEAEFPYGQLSTSCHSHLVPQNGHQATHLEVTKWPTNRVPWRSSDASPYLLPGLVAAATFPTVIQWLC, encoded by the exons ATGGTCCGGACCCCATTGTCGGCCTCTGCCCGTCGCCTGCTCCTCCCAGGCTCCCGCGACCGACCCCAGCGCCATATGCAGCCCACAGGCCACGAGGGTTCCCGCGCGCTCAGCCGGCGGCATCTGCGGCGTCTGCTGCTCCTGCTATTGCTGTTGCTGCTGCGGCAGCCCGTAACCCGCGGGGAGACCACGACGGGCGCCCCCAGAGCCCTCTCCACGCTGGGCTTCCCCAGCCCCTTCACCACGCCGGGAGTCCCCAGCACCCTCACTACGCCAGGCCTCACTACTCCAGGCACCACCAAAACCCTGGACCTTCGGAGTCGCGCGCAGGCCCTGATGAGGGATTTCCCCCTCGTGGACGG CCACAATGACCTGCCCCAGGTCCTGAGACAGCGTTACAAGAATGTGCTTCAAGATGTTAACTTGCGAAATTTCAGTCACagtcagaccagcctggacaggcTTAGAGACGGCCTCGTGGGTGCCCAG TTCTGGTCAGCGTCCGTCTCATGCCAGACTCAGGACCAGACTGCCGTGCGCCTCGCCCTGGAGCAGATTGACCTCATTCGCCGCATGTGTGCCTCCTACTCTGAACTCGAGCTTGTGACCTCAGCTGAAG GTCTGAACAGCTCTCAAAAGCTGGCCTGCCTCATTGGCGTGGAGGGTGGTCACTCACTGGACAGCAGCCTGTCTGTGCTGCGCAGTTTCTATGTACTGGGAGTGCGCTACCTGACACTCACCTTCACCTGCAATACACCATG GGCAGAGAGTTCCACCAAGTTCACACACCACATGTACACCAATGTCAGCGGGTTGACAAGCTTTGGTGAG AAAGTGGTAGAAGAATTGAACCGCCTGGGCATGATGATAGATTTGTCCTATGCATCGGACACCTTGATGAGAAGGGTCCTGGAAGTGTCTCGGGCTCCTGTGATCTTCTCCCACTCAGCTGCCAGAGCTGTGTGTGACAATTCGTTGAATGTTCCCGATGACATCCTGCAGCTTCTG AAGAAGAATGGTGGCATCGTGATGGTGACACTGTCCATGGGGGTGCTGCAGTGCAACCTGCTGGCTAACGTGTCCACGGTGGCAG ATCACTTTGACCACATCAGGGCAGTCATTGGATCTGAGTTCATCGGGATTGGTGGAAATTACGACGGGGCTGGCCG GTTCCCTCAGGGGCTGGAGGACGTGTCCACATACCCAGTCCTGATAGAGGAGTTGCTGAGTCGTAGCTGGAGTGAGAAAGAGCTTCAAGGTGTCCTTCGTGGAAACCTGCTGCGGGTCTTCAGACAAGTGGAAAAG GTGAGAGAGGAGAGCAGGGCGCAGAGCCCCATGGAGGCTGAGTTTCCATATGGGCAACTGAGCACATCCTGCCACTCCCACCTCGTGCCTCAGAATGGACACCAGGCTACGCATCTGGAGGTGACCAAGTGGCCAACCAATCGGGTCCCCTGGAGGTCCTCAGATGCCTCCCCATACCTTCTTCCAGGCCTGGTGGCTGCTGCCACCTTCCCAACTGTCATCCAGTGGCTTTGCTGA